In the Caballeronia sp. M1242 genome, ACAGCAACTGCCGCTTCGCAAACGCCGGGTCGATGAGCGCGAACGCCGCCGCATGAAACGCGAGGTCCCACGACGCGTACCACGGGTATTCCCACTTGTCCGGCATCGACACGATGTCCGCGTTGCACAGATGCCGCCAGTCCGCGTTGCGCCCGGTGCGGCGCTGTTTCGGCGGCTTCGGCTGAAGCGGATCGCCGTCGAGCCAGCGCGTGACGTCGAACTGGTAGTACTGCTTCGACCACAGCATGCCCGCGAGCGCCTGCCGCTGCACGAGCCGCTGATCCGCGCCCGCGATGTCATGCTGCAACGCGCCGTAGAACTCGTCGGCTTCCGCGATACGGCGCGCGAACAGCGCATCGGCATCGAGCGGGACCGTGTCCGGCGCGGATTCGGGACGCCAGCGCAGAAACACCGTGGCCCTAGCGTGCGCGTCGAGCGTGAGATGCGCGCGGGCCGCGGCGCGCGTGCCGGCATCGCGGCGAACGGCGTCTTCATCGCCCGCGACGATATAGTCGTTGAAGCCGTCCTTGAACGGGCCCGCGCCTTCCATGCCGAACAGACGCCGCACGTTGGTCTCGTTCTCGCAGAAAATCCACTCGATGCCGTCCGTATCCGGCGACCACGCCGTGACGATCATCGGCTCGTGTCCGTGATGATCGGCCGCGACCTGCGCGACGCCGCGCTCCGTTCGCAGCTTCAGCGACGGTTTGGCTGGCGTCGGCTTCCACGACCACGTGTTGCGCGCCCAGATCTGCGGCAGCACGTCGAGCGTGGCGGGATAGGCCGCGCGGTTTTCGATGGTCACGCGCATCACGATATCGTCGGGCGTGTGCTTCGCGTATTCCACCTGCACGTCGAAGTAACGCTCGTCGTCGAACACGCCGGTATCGAGCACTTCGTACTCGGGCACGTCCGCGCCGCGCCGCGCGTTTTCATCGACGAGATCGGCATAAGGAAACGCCGCATGCGGATACTTGTACAGCATGCGCATATAGGAATGCGTCGGCGTGCCGTCGAGATAGAAGTACAGCTCCTTCACGTCCTCGCCGTGATTGCCTTGCTGATTCGTGAGGCCGAAGAGGCGCTCCTTCAGAATCGGATCGCGTCTGTTCCAAAGCGCGAGCGACACGCACCAGTTGAGCTTGTCGTCGCCGAAGCCTGCGATGCCGTCCTCACCCCAGCGATACGCCCGGCTGCGCGCGTGATCGTGCGGAAAGTACTCCCACGCGGTCCCGAACTCGCTGTAGTCCTCGCGCACGGTGCCCCACTGGCGCTCGCTCAGATACGGCCCCCAACGCTGCCACCGCGGACAGTCGCTCGAATGCAGCCGCGAGCCTTCCACGGTGTCGATCTGATTGACGGTGCGCGTCTTCGCCATGGGCGTCTCCTGTTGCGGCCTTCGGTGCAGCTTGCGGGAAACGGCTAATTTAGCGCGTTTTCACGACAGGACGCACATTTGACGGCCTTCACGCCGCGCGGAGCAGCGTCTCGATGCGCAGCAGTTCCGCGAGCGACCACGCCTGGAACGGCGCGCCGCCCGGCGCGTGCGGCGCGTCGCCGTCCGCGACTTCGCTCACGTGATCCAGCCCGTAGTGGTCCAGATGCGCGTAGAGCGGCGCGAGGAAGCGCTCGCGCACGCCCGCCGCGCCGCGCACGCGCAGCCACGCCTCGACGAACGGTCCTATGAGCCACGGCCAGACGGTGCCCTGATGATAGGCGCCGTCGCGCTCCAGCACGCCGCCTGCGTAATGCGGACGATACGCCGGGTCGGACGGCGCGAGCGTGCGCAGGCCGAGCGGCGTCAGCAGATGCGCTTCGACCTGATCGACCACCGCGCGGGCGATATCGCCCTCGACGAGCGGAAACGGCAACCCGCCGACCGCGAAGATCTGGTTGGGGCGAATCGAGCGGTCGATCTTGCCCGGCTCGTGGTCGGCATCGACGACATCGTAGAGCGCGCGCGTGTCCGGATCGACGAAGCGGGCCGCGAAACTCTGGCGGGCGCGCGCGCACAGCGTCTGCCAGCGCGGGTTCCATGCCGACGCGATGGCCAGCGCATTGATCCACAGCGCTTGAACCTCGACCGGCTTGCCGATGCGCGGCGTCACCACCCAGTCGCCGGCTTTCGCGTCCATCCACGTGAGTTGCACGCTCGGCACGCCCGCGCGCAACAGGCCGTCTTCGTCGGCGGCGATTCGATAGCGCGTGCCGCGAGCATAACTTTCGAGAATCGTATCGACCGCGCGTTGCAGGCGGCTCGCCGTGGCCGCGAGCGCGTGGCCGGTGGCCAAATAGTCGTGGACGGCGATCACGAACCACAGCGACGCATCGACCGAGTTGTACTCCGGCTGTCCGCCGCTGTCGGGGAAACGGTTCGGCAGCATGCCTTCGGAAAGCGCGTCGGTCCATTCGAGCAGAATCGATTCGGCGTCCTGGTGGCGGCCACTCGCGATCAGCAAGCCGCGCATCGAAATGAAGGTATCGCGGCCCCAGTCGGTGAACCACGGAAAGCCCGCGATGATGGTTCGCCCCTGCTTCCGATTGACGACATACGCATCGGCGGAACGGGCGAGGCGCGATTTGAACGCAGCGCGGCGCTCCGACTCGCGGGCCGCGAGCCGCGACGCGTGCGCGAGCGCATCCGCTTCGCGCGGCACGTTGCTGCCCGTATCCGCATGCAGGACCATCACGGCTTCGCGCGCGGTCAGATCGAACGTGAAGACGCCCGGCGTCGCCAGATCTTCGATGAAATCGAGCCCGCGCTCACGCTCGCGCGCATAGCAGAAATTGCGATACCAGTCGGGCGCGTGCCGATACGCGCCGTTCGCCGTCGCGCCGATGGCCGGCAGATCGGCGTACGGCCGCCAGTGAACGCGCTCGCCGTCCGTCGTGGCGTCGAAGCAAAACGCCGGATTCTCGCGATGCAGCGCGTGATAGTCGCGCCCCGACAGCAGCGGGCGCACATGCAGCGTCGCGGAGGGCGGGCGCGCATCGGCTTCGAGGCGCCAGCGCAGCACCGTCTCGCCGCTCTGCTTCGCAACGAACAGCTCGGCCACGACCGTTTGCGCATCGCCGACGCGATGGCGCCATGTCGGCCACGGCGATGTATCGAAGGAAACGAGACTCGCGGTGGCGTCCGGGTACAGCACGTCGGGCGCGTAGTGCTGCATGGTCAACGGGAAGCGCTCGCCGCCTATCTCGACCCACGCCTCGATGCCGTTCACGAGCACCACGCGCCCCGCAGGCGGCTGCGTCGCGGCAAGCAACAGCGCCTGATAACGGCGAGTTCGCATGGTTCCCACCGTGCCGGACGCGAAGCCGCCGTGCGCGTCCGCTTCGATCCATTCGTCTTCCAGCCGCGTCGAGTCGATCGCCGTCATGTCGCCGCCCGTTTGCGGTAGTCGGTGAGCGCGCGTCGCGCCTTCGTGCGGATGGCGCTCTGCATGCGCGGCGTCCAGCCGAACAGCCAGCCCGAGACGCCCAGCGCCTGACGGCTCCAGCGCCAGAGGTCGAACGTATCGGTCTGCTCGGCGATCAGGCCGTCGCGGATGGCGAACTTCGTCGCGATCTCGTTGACCACTGCGCGGCCGGTCGCGGAGTACGTGTAGCGCGCGACGGCGTTCGCGCTCGCGGTCTGTCCGAGCGTGCTGATGCCGTCGAAAGTCAGCGTGAAGTCGGCCGCGCGGCCGAGCAGCATGCGCCACATGTCGCCGACTTCGCGGCCATGCAGTAGCCCGAACGCCGGATCCTGAAAGCGAATATCGGACGCGTAGCAGGCCGCCATGGCGTCGGCGTCGGCGCGCTGAAACGCACGGTAGAAGCGTTCGATGAGTTCGGCGTTCGTGTTCGGCATGGTGGTCCTGGCAGAGAGTCGCGCCGCGCGGAAGTGGGCATTCTCGCGCGACTGCGGCCGGACTGCAGCTTTTCCGCTCGATGTTTTGCTGTCGTGAGAGCGTTTGAGAACTCAGCCGCTTGTTTAGATCATCGCACGTCTATTGGCGTTCGTTTATTAAACAAACCAGTTTTCGATTATCAAGAAACCGGTTTCACCACTTCGACTTTGAGACAGTCTTATTATCTGCAAGAAATGTCTTAATAAACTCGCTTTCAAAAACTTCAGATATTAATTGACGCGGAATTATTCTTAAACTAAATTTCTAGAACGGTCGTTCTAATCCTCATCATTCGACTGTTCGCATATCGTTGCGGCGGCTCTCGTGCGTGCACGCTCCGCCATTTGCCATTACTCTTTTTAGCCCGCGCCCCGCTTAGAGGTCGCACGTCGCGCACATGAAAATCAGGCCTCGAATTAGCACGCTTTCATTGGCGTCTGCGGATTATTTCTTGACGGACTTACGCACCGGCATTATCAGCCGCGCGATTCATCCGCAATCGCCGGATATCATTATTTACGTTTTAAGGACCGAAGACGGTTCGGAGTATTGCGCGCAAGTCGATTATCGGGAGTATCCGGTTCGAAATGCGATTCTCATGGCGGCGCTCGAATTAGGCCTG is a window encoding:
- a CDS encoding nuclear transport factor 2 family protein, which encodes MPNTNAELIERFYRAFQRADADAMAACYASDIRFQDPAFGLLHGREVGDMWRMLLGRAADFTLTFDGISTLGQTASANAVARYTYSATGRAVVNEIATKFAIRDGLIAEQTDTFDLWRWSRQALGVSGWLFGWTPRMQSAIRTKARRALTDYRKRAAT
- a CDS encoding amylo-alpha-1,6-glucosidase; amino-acid sequence: MTAIDSTRLEDEWIEADAHGGFASGTVGTMRTRRYQALLLAATQPPAGRVVLVNGIEAWVEIGGERFPLTMQHYAPDVLYPDATASLVSFDTSPWPTWRHRVGDAQTVVAELFVAKQSGETVLRWRLEADARPPSATLHVRPLLSGRDYHALHRENPAFCFDATTDGERVHWRPYADLPAIGATANGAYRHAPDWYRNFCYARERERGLDFIEDLATPGVFTFDLTAREAVMVLHADTGSNVPREADALAHASRLAARESERRAAFKSRLARSADAYVVNRKQGRTIIAGFPWFTDWGRDTFISMRGLLIASGRHQDAESILLEWTDALSEGMLPNRFPDSGGQPEYNSVDASLWFVIAVHDYLATGHALAATASRLQRAVDTILESYARGTRYRIAADEDGLLRAGVPSVQLTWMDAKAGDWVVTPRIGKPVEVQALWINALAIASAWNPRWQTLCARARQSFAARFVDPDTRALYDVVDADHEPGKIDRSIRPNQIFAVGGLPFPLVEGDIARAVVDQVEAHLLTPLGLRTLAPSDPAYRPHYAGGVLERDGAYHQGTVWPWLIGPFVEAWLRVRGAAGVRERFLAPLYAHLDHYGLDHVSEVADGDAPHAPGGAPFQAWSLAELLRIETLLRAA
- a CDS encoding glucosidase; translation: MAKTRTVNQIDTVEGSRLHSSDCPRWQRWGPYLSERQWGTVREDYSEFGTAWEYFPHDHARSRAYRWGEDGIAGFGDDKLNWCVSLALWNRRDPILKERLFGLTNQQGNHGEDVKELYFYLDGTPTHSYMRMLYKYPHAAFPYADLVDENARRGADVPEYEVLDTGVFDDERYFDVQVEYAKHTPDDIVMRVTIENRAAYPATLDVLPQIWARNTWSWKPTPAKPSLKLRTERGVAQVAADHHGHEPMIVTAWSPDTDGIEWIFCENETNVRRLFGMEGAGPFKDGFNDYIVAGDEDAVRRDAGTRAAARAHLTLDAHARATVFLRWRPESAPDTVPLDADALFARRIAEADEFYGALQHDIAGADQRLVQRQALAGMLWSKQYYQFDVTRWLDGDPLQPKPPKQRRTGRNADWRHLCNADIVSMPDKWEYPWYASWDLAFHAAAFALIDPAFAKRQLLLLVKDRYQHPNGQLPAYEWAFSDANPPVHAWATWRVYEIDRAITGKGDRDFLELVFHKLLLNFSWWVNRKDADGRNIFQGGFLGLDNVGIFDRSAPLPTGGHIDQADGTAWMAAYALDLMRIALELAYANPVFVDIAVKFFEHFLYIAEAVSCEDGCDTGLWDSEDEFFYDKLRLPDGSSVPMRVRSIVGLIPLFAVHVLEPSVYRALPELRERLHWFLEHRLDLSRLVSRWNIAGQGNSVLLSLLRGHRMKALLRRMLDESEFLSDHGVRALSRVHRDNPFVFYHNGESFCVQYQPAESTSRVFGGNSNWRGPVWMPVNYLLIESILEFHRYYGDDFRVEYPTGSGQTFSLAEIADELARRVTTLFLLDKNGERPVMAAYPLLQADPRSRDLVLFHEYFHGDNGRGVGASHQTGWTGLVALLLQPRASGPSGVVPLAGEADADVQEFAGAK